ggcgccgccgcggctgccggcgacgacgacgagccCTACCTCCTGGGCTTCCTCGTCTCCAAGATCGTCGGCATGCGCTATTACCACGGCAAGATCTCCGGCCGCGAGACCGTCGGCCTGGTCCGCGAGCCGCTCAACCGGTACGACAGCAACGCCATCGCCGTCTTCAACGCTCGCAACGAACTGGTCGGCCACCTCCCGGGCACACTCGCGAAGGTGCTCGCCCCGCTCCTCGACTCCCACCTCATCGCCGCGGCGCAGGGCATCGTGCCCCGGTCGGGCTCCAAGATCAACCCCAACGCCTACAACCTCCCCTGCCAGGTCCACCTCTTcgcgcgccccgccgccgccgccgtcgtcgaggcCGAGCTCCACGAGGCTGGCCTCGACCTCATCCACGCCGACCACCCCGAGTTCGCCCTCTCCCAGGCCGCCGCGGTCATGGAGCGGACCAAGAAAGGCGACCGGGACGTCGATAAGCTCTTCTCGCTTGTGTggaagaaggaagagaagaaccagATTCAGCCCATGGACCCGCCCGGGGATGTCGTGCTATCCGAGCTCTTCGGCCACCAGAAGGAGGCGCTGGGGTGGATGGTGCACCGGGAGGAGTCCGACGACCTGCCGCCCTTCTGGCAAGAAGGTGAAGATGGGGGATTCGAGAACGTGCTCACCAATCAGAAGACAGAGAAACGGCCGCCGCCGCTAAAGGGCGGGATCTTTGCTGATGATATGGGGCTAGGGAAGACGCTTACGCTCCTGTCATTGATCGGGAGGACTAAAGCTCGCAATGTGGGTGTGAAGAAGGCTAGAGGGGGCAAGAGGAGGAAGGTCGAGGATGCAGGGGAGGGATCGCGGAGCACACTTGTCGTGTGTCCACTGTCAGTGTTCTCATCTTGGGTGACACAGCTGGAGGAGCACTTAAAAGTAGGCAGCCTGAAAGTTTACATGTACCATGGCGAGCGGACGAGAGATAAGAAGGAGCTGTTGAAGTATGATCTCGTTCTTACCACTTACAGCATCTTGGGGACAGAATTTGGGCAGGAGGACTCACCGGTGAAGGATATTGAGTGGTTTCGTGTGA
Above is a genomic segment from Miscanthus floridulus cultivar M001 chromosome 3, ASM1932011v1, whole genome shotgun sequence containing:
- the LOC136542674 gene encoding putative SWI/SNF-related matrix-associated actin-dependent regulator of chromatin subfamily A member 3-like 1; its protein translation is MAASSSRGAAAAAGDDDEPYLLGFLVSKIVGMRYYHGKISGRETVGLVREPLNRYDSNAIAVFNARNELVGHLPGTLAKVLAPLLDSHLIAAAQGIVPRSGSKINPNAYNLPCQVHLFARPAAAAVVEAELHEAGLDLIHADHPEFALSQAAAVMERTKKGDRDVDKLFSLVWKKEEKNQIQPMDPPGDVVLSELFGHQKEALGWMVHREESDDLPPFWQEGEDGGFENVLTNQKTEKRPPPLKGGIFADDMGLGKTLTLLSLIGRTKARNVGVKKARGGKRRKVEDAGEGSRSTLVVCPLSVFSSWVTQLEEHLKVGSLKVYMYHGERTRDKKELLKYDLVLTTYSILGTEFGQEDSPVKDIEWFRVILDEAHVIKNSAARQTKAVIALNAERRWVVTGTPIQNSSFDLYPLMAF